The following coding sequences are from one Strix uralensis isolate ZFMK-TIS-50842 chromosome 6, bStrUra1, whole genome shotgun sequence window:
- the STEAP3 gene encoding metalloreductase STEAP3 isoform X3: protein MDECIQQVLDHTNLGNLPTQRGVLSPSNGACTLLHTCWMSRGDMAKPLLGHRSMEGDPSTTPAAGRTIGVLGSGDFARSLAIRLVCSGFKVVVGSRNPKRKAGLFPSAAEVTFQAEAVKKTDVIFVAVFREHYSTLCDLADVLAGKILVDVSNNTEVNHHKESNAEYLASLFPACTVVKGFNVVSAWTLQSGARDGNKQVLICSNNQEAKRTVAEIAQVMGFTPVDMGCMSSACEIENIPLRLLPAWKIPILLALGLFLCFFTYNLIRQVIHPYIREQKNKLYKIPIEVVNTTLPCVAYVMLSLVYLPGVLAACSQLYYGTKYRRFPDWLDQWLQHRKQIGLLSFFCAALHAVYSLCLPMRRSHRYQLIETAVKQSTLGYIALVISTLHTLTYGWSRAFDENQYKFYLPPTYTLTLLVPCTVILAKVIFILPCIRQRLLRIRRGWEKGRYVKFVLPSATGEYSSGETSSNV from the exons ATGGATGAGTGCATCCAGCAGGTGTTGGATCACACAAACCTGGGAAACCTTCCAACCCAGCGTGGTGTTTTGTCCCCCTCCAATGGTGCTTGTACATTACTGCACACTTGCTG GATGTCCAGAGGAGACATGGCCAAACCCCTCCTGGGCCATCGGAGCATGGAGGGTGATCCCAGCACCACGCCTGCAGCCGGCCGCACCATCGGGGTGCTGGGGAGCGGGGACTTCGCGCGGTCGTTGGCCATCCGCCTGGTGTGTTCCGGGTTCAAGGTGGTGGTCGGCAGCCGCAACCCGAAGCGAAAAGCTGGCCTCTTCCCTTCCGCAGCAGAAGTCACCTTCCAGGCTGAGGCGGTGAAGAAGACGGATGTCATTTTTGTGGCGGTTTTCAGGGAACATTACTCCACCCTCTGCGACCTGGCTGATGTGCTGGCAGGCAAGATCCTGGTGGACGTTAGTAACAACACTGAGGTCAACCATCACAAAGAATCCAATGCTGAGTACTTGGCTTCCCTGTTCCCAGCCTGCACCGTGGTCAAGGGTTTTAATGTGGTTTCTGCGTGGACGCTGCAGTCAGGTGCCAGGGATGGAAATAAGCAG GTTCTGATTTGCTCAAATAACCAAGAAGCCAAGCGCACTGTAGCAGAAATTGCTCAAGTCATGGGATTCACCCCTGTGGACATGGGCTGCATGTCATCAGCCTGTGAGATTGAGAACATTCCCCTGCGCCTCTTGCCAGCCTGGAAAATCCCCATCCTTTTAGCTCTGGGGctctttctttgcttcttcacTTACAACCTGATCCGACAGGTCATCCACCCTTACATCAGGGAGCAGAAGAACAAGTTGTACAAGATCCCCATCGAGGTGGTCAATACAACGCTGCCTTGTGTGGCCTACGTCATGCTGTCTCTCGTCTACCTGCCCGGGGTGCTGGCAGCCTGCTCACAACTCTACTACGGCACCAAATACAGGCGCTTTCCAGATTGGCTTGACCAGTGGCTCCAGCACCGAAAGCAGATTGGTCTCCTCAGCTTCTTCTGTGCAGCGTTGCATGCCGTGTACAGCCTCTGTCTGCCCATGCGCCGCTCCCACCGCTACCAGTTAATCGAGACGGCCGTCAAGCAG tCCACCCTTGGATATATTGCCTTGGTAATCAGCACTCTGCACACACTCACGTACGGATGGTCAAGGGCCTTCGATGAGAACCAGTACAAATTCTACCTGCCTCCGACCTACACCCTCACGCTGCTTGTCCCATGTACTGTGATCCTAGCAAAAGTCATCTTCATTTTGCCCTGCATCCGGCAAAGACTTCTGCGAATCAGGaggggctgggagaaggggagatACGTGAAGTTTGTTCTGCCCAGTGCAACGGGGGAATATTCAAGCGGGGAAACCTCTAGCAATGTCTAA
- the STEAP3 gene encoding metalloreductase STEAP3 isoform X1 gives MDECIQQVLDHTNLGNLPTQRGVLSPSNGACTLLHTCWMSRGDMAKPLLGHRSMEGDPSTTPAAGRTIGVLGSGDFARSLAIRLVCSGFKVVVGSRNPKRKAGLFPSAAEVTFQAEAVKKTDVIFVAVFREHYSTLCDLADVLAGKILVDVSNNTEVNHHKESNAEYLASLFPACTVVKGFNVVSAWTLQSGARDGNKQVLICSNNQEAKRTVAEIAQVMGFTPVDMGCMSSACEIENIPLRLLPAWKIPILLALGLFLCFFTYNLIRQVIHPYIREQKNKLYKIPIEVVNTTLPCVAYVMLSLVYLPGVLAACSQLYYGTKYRRFPDWLDQWLQHRKQIGLLSFFCAALHAVYSLCLPMRRSHRYQLIETAVKQAMEKKMNIWVEEEVWRMEIYISVGIIALGLLSLLAITSLPSIANSLNWREFSFIQSTLGYIALVISTLHTLTYGWSRAFDENQYKFYLPPTYTLTLLVPCTVILAKVIFILPCIRQRLLRIRRGWEKGRYVKFVLPSATGEYSSGETSSNV, from the exons ATGGATGAGTGCATCCAGCAGGTGTTGGATCACACAAACCTGGGAAACCTTCCAACCCAGCGTGGTGTTTTGTCCCCCTCCAATGGTGCTTGTACATTACTGCACACTTGCTG GATGTCCAGAGGAGACATGGCCAAACCCCTCCTGGGCCATCGGAGCATGGAGGGTGATCCCAGCACCACGCCTGCAGCCGGCCGCACCATCGGGGTGCTGGGGAGCGGGGACTTCGCGCGGTCGTTGGCCATCCGCCTGGTGTGTTCCGGGTTCAAGGTGGTGGTCGGCAGCCGCAACCCGAAGCGAAAAGCTGGCCTCTTCCCTTCCGCAGCAGAAGTCACCTTCCAGGCTGAGGCGGTGAAGAAGACGGATGTCATTTTTGTGGCGGTTTTCAGGGAACATTACTCCACCCTCTGCGACCTGGCTGATGTGCTGGCAGGCAAGATCCTGGTGGACGTTAGTAACAACACTGAGGTCAACCATCACAAAGAATCCAATGCTGAGTACTTGGCTTCCCTGTTCCCAGCCTGCACCGTGGTCAAGGGTTTTAATGTGGTTTCTGCGTGGACGCTGCAGTCAGGTGCCAGGGATGGAAATAAGCAG GTTCTGATTTGCTCAAATAACCAAGAAGCCAAGCGCACTGTAGCAGAAATTGCTCAAGTCATGGGATTCACCCCTGTGGACATGGGCTGCATGTCATCAGCCTGTGAGATTGAGAACATTCCCCTGCGCCTCTTGCCAGCCTGGAAAATCCCCATCCTTTTAGCTCTGGGGctctttctttgcttcttcacTTACAACCTGATCCGACAGGTCATCCACCCTTACATCAGGGAGCAGAAGAACAAGTTGTACAAGATCCCCATCGAGGTGGTCAATACAACGCTGCCTTGTGTGGCCTACGTCATGCTGTCTCTCGTCTACCTGCCCGGGGTGCTGGCAGCCTGCTCACAACTCTACTACGGCACCAAATACAGGCGCTTTCCAGATTGGCTTGACCAGTGGCTCCAGCACCGAAAGCAGATTGGTCTCCTCAGCTTCTTCTGTGCAGCGTTGCATGCCGTGTACAGCCTCTGTCTGCCCATGCGCCGCTCCCACCGCTACCAGTTAATCGAGACGGCCGTCAAGCAG GCTATGGAGAAGAAGATGAATATCTGGGTAGAGGAGGAAGTCTGGAGGATGGAGATTTATATTTCTGTTGGAATAATTGCCCTGGGCTTGCTGTCGTTACTTGCCATCACTTCACTTCCATCCATCGCAAACTCTCTCAACTGGAGGGAATTCAGTTTCATTCAG tCCACCCTTGGATATATTGCCTTGGTAATCAGCACTCTGCACACACTCACGTACGGATGGTCAAGGGCCTTCGATGAGAACCAGTACAAATTCTACCTGCCTCCGACCTACACCCTCACGCTGCTTGTCCCATGTACTGTGATCCTAGCAAAAGTCATCTTCATTTTGCCCTGCATCCGGCAAAGACTTCTGCGAATCAGGaggggctgggagaaggggagatACGTGAAGTTTGTTCTGCCCAGTGCAACGGGGGAATATTCAAGCGGGGAAACCTCTAGCAATGTCTAA
- the STEAP3 gene encoding metalloreductase STEAP3 isoform X2, which yields MSRGDMAKPLLGHRSMEGDPSTTPAAGRTIGVLGSGDFARSLAIRLVCSGFKVVVGSRNPKRKAGLFPSAAEVTFQAEAVKKTDVIFVAVFREHYSTLCDLADVLAGKILVDVSNNTEVNHHKESNAEYLASLFPACTVVKGFNVVSAWTLQSGARDGNKQVLICSNNQEAKRTVAEIAQVMGFTPVDMGCMSSACEIENIPLRLLPAWKIPILLALGLFLCFFTYNLIRQVIHPYIREQKNKLYKIPIEVVNTTLPCVAYVMLSLVYLPGVLAACSQLYYGTKYRRFPDWLDQWLQHRKQIGLLSFFCAALHAVYSLCLPMRRSHRYQLIETAVKQAMEKKMNIWVEEEVWRMEIYISVGIIALGLLSLLAITSLPSIANSLNWREFSFIQSTLGYIALVISTLHTLTYGWSRAFDENQYKFYLPPTYTLTLLVPCTVILAKVIFILPCIRQRLLRIRRGWEKGRYVKFVLPSATGEYSSGETSSNV from the exons ATGTCCAGAGGAGACATGGCCAAACCCCTCCTGGGCCATCGGAGCATGGAGGGTGATCCCAGCACCACGCCTGCAGCCGGCCGCACCATCGGGGTGCTGGGGAGCGGGGACTTCGCGCGGTCGTTGGCCATCCGCCTGGTGTGTTCCGGGTTCAAGGTGGTGGTCGGCAGCCGCAACCCGAAGCGAAAAGCTGGCCTCTTCCCTTCCGCAGCAGAAGTCACCTTCCAGGCTGAGGCGGTGAAGAAGACGGATGTCATTTTTGTGGCGGTTTTCAGGGAACATTACTCCACCCTCTGCGACCTGGCTGATGTGCTGGCAGGCAAGATCCTGGTGGACGTTAGTAACAACACTGAGGTCAACCATCACAAAGAATCCAATGCTGAGTACTTGGCTTCCCTGTTCCCAGCCTGCACCGTGGTCAAGGGTTTTAATGTGGTTTCTGCGTGGACGCTGCAGTCAGGTGCCAGGGATGGAAATAAGCAG GTTCTGATTTGCTCAAATAACCAAGAAGCCAAGCGCACTGTAGCAGAAATTGCTCAAGTCATGGGATTCACCCCTGTGGACATGGGCTGCATGTCATCAGCCTGTGAGATTGAGAACATTCCCCTGCGCCTCTTGCCAGCCTGGAAAATCCCCATCCTTTTAGCTCTGGGGctctttctttgcttcttcacTTACAACCTGATCCGACAGGTCATCCACCCTTACATCAGGGAGCAGAAGAACAAGTTGTACAAGATCCCCATCGAGGTGGTCAATACAACGCTGCCTTGTGTGGCCTACGTCATGCTGTCTCTCGTCTACCTGCCCGGGGTGCTGGCAGCCTGCTCACAACTCTACTACGGCACCAAATACAGGCGCTTTCCAGATTGGCTTGACCAGTGGCTCCAGCACCGAAAGCAGATTGGTCTCCTCAGCTTCTTCTGTGCAGCGTTGCATGCCGTGTACAGCCTCTGTCTGCCCATGCGCCGCTCCCACCGCTACCAGTTAATCGAGACGGCCGTCAAGCAG GCTATGGAGAAGAAGATGAATATCTGGGTAGAGGAGGAAGTCTGGAGGATGGAGATTTATATTTCTGTTGGAATAATTGCCCTGGGCTTGCTGTCGTTACTTGCCATCACTTCACTTCCATCCATCGCAAACTCTCTCAACTGGAGGGAATTCAGTTTCATTCAG tCCACCCTTGGATATATTGCCTTGGTAATCAGCACTCTGCACACACTCACGTACGGATGGTCAAGGGCCTTCGATGAGAACCAGTACAAATTCTACCTGCCTCCGACCTACACCCTCACGCTGCTTGTCCCATGTACTGTGATCCTAGCAAAAGTCATCTTCATTTTGCCCTGCATCCGGCAAAGACTTCTGCGAATCAGGaggggctgggagaaggggagatACGTGAAGTTTGTTCTGCCCAGTGCAACGGGGGAATATTCAAGCGGGGAAACCTCTAGCAATGTCTAA